A DNA window from Lutra lutra chromosome 8, mLutLut1.2, whole genome shotgun sequence contains the following coding sequences:
- the LOC125107649 gene encoding olfactory receptor 9K2, with translation MGDRGTSNHSEVTDFILVGFRVRPELHILLFLLFLLVYAMILLGNVGMMTIIMTDPRLNTPMYFFLGNLSFIDLFYSSVIAPKAMVNFWSESKSISFAGCLIQFFLFALFIVTEGFLLAAMAYDRFIAICNPLLYSVQMSTHLCIQLVAGSYFCGFISSVLQTGMTFTLSFCASRTIDHFYCDTRPLQRISCSDLFIYRMVSFSLSGIIIMPTIIVIIISYLYIVSTVLKICSSEGRKKAFSTCSSHLGVVSVLYGAVFFMYLTPDRFPELSKVASLCYTLVTPMLNPLIYSLRNKDVKEALKKLLEKRNTIV, from the coding sequence ATGGGTGACAGGGGAACAAGCAATCACTCAGAAGTGACTGACTTCATTCTTGTAGGCTTCAGGGTCCGCCCAGAACTCCacattctcctcttcctgctctttctgcTTGTGTATGCCATGATCCTTCTAGGGAATGTGGGGATGATGACCATTATTATGACTGATCCCCGGCTGAACACACCAATGTATTTCTTCCTAGGCAACCTCTccttcattgatctcttctattCTTCTGTTATTGCACCCAAGGCTATGGTCAACTTCTGGTCTGAGAGCAAGTCCATCTCCTTTGCCGGCTGTCTGATCCagttctttctctttgccttgtTCATTGTGACTGAGGGATTTCTCCTGGCAGCCATGGCTTATGACCGCTTCATTGCCATCTGCAACCCACTCCTCTACTCTGTCCAGATGTCAACTCATCTCTGCATTCAGTTGGTGGCCGGTTCCTATTTTTGTGGCTTCATCAGCTCAGTTCTTCAAACAGGCATGACATTTACTTTGTCCTTTTGTGCTTCCCGCACCATTGATCACTTTTACTGTGATACTCGTCCACTTCAAAGGATATCTTGTTCTGACCTCTTTATCTATAGGatggtttctttctccttatcCGGCATCATTATCATGCCTACCatcatagttattattatttcttatttgtataTTGTGTCCACAGTTCTGAAGATATGCTCCTCTGAGGGACGTAAGAAAGCCTTCTCCACTTGCAGCTCTCACCTAGGAGTCGTGAGTGTACTGTATGGTGCCGTCTTTTTTATGTACCTCACTCCAGACAGATTTCCTGAGCTGAGTAAAGTGGCCTCCTTATGTTACACCTTAGTCACTCCCATGTTGAATCCTTTGATTTACTCCCTGAGAAACAAAGATGTCAAAGAAGCGCTAAAGAAACTTCTAGAGAAGAGAAATAcaattgtttga